The genomic interval TGAGGGCCCCAGTCGCTGTTCACGGTTCTCATCATCGGGCTGGCTTGCAAAACGCCCTGCACACGAGTGGCGATTTCGCGCAGTTGCATCGGGTCTGGCCCCATCACCCGATAGGCCACAGGATAAGGCGAGTACGGGCCGAAGACCAGTTGCGTGACGCGCACCTTGGCCTCGGGCGCCAGCCCTTCGGAGGCGGCCTCTCGTATACGCAGCTTGAGGGCCTCACGGGCCTCCTGGCTATCCGTCAGCACCACGATCTTGGCAAACGACGGATCGGGCAGCTCCGGCGCCATGGCCAGGAAGAAGCGGGGTGGGCCTTGCCCTACATAGGAGGTCACGATCTTCGCTTCTTCCTGCTCGCGCAGCCATGACTCAACCTTCACCGCCGTGGCGTTGGTCTGCTCGATGGAGGTGCCGTACGGCATTTGCACTTCGACCAGCACTTCGGGGCGGTCGGACGTCGGGAAGAACTGCTTCTTTACCAACCCCATACCCAGTACCGAAACCACGAACAAGGTGATGACCGTCCCAGCCACCAGCCATTTAAGGGCGATGACCCGCGCCAGCAACGCGCGAAAACGGTTGTAGTGGCGGGTGTTGTAGATGGCCGCATGGCCGCCCTCGACCTGCTTGATATCGGGCAACAACTTCACGCCCAGGTAGGGGGTAAACGCCACTGCCACCACCCATGAGGCGATCAGGGCAATGCCGACAATCCAGAACATGTTGCTGGTGTACTCCCCCGCCGTGGACTGGGCAAAGCCGTTGGGCATGAAGCCGATGGCGGTGACCAGCGTACCGGAGAGCATTGGCGCGGCGGTGTGGCTCCAGGCATAGGCCGATGCCTTGAAGCGGTCGTAGCCCTCCTCCATCTTCACCACCATCATTTCGATGGCGATGATGGCGTCGTCTACCAACAGGCCCAATGCGAGGATAAGCGAGCCCAGGGTAATACGGTCGAAGTTCTTGCCCGTGGCGGCCATCACCACAAAGACGATGGCCAGCGTCAGCGGCACGGCAGCGGCAACCACGACGCCGACGCGCCAGCCCATGCTGACAAAGCAGACCAGCATGACCACCAGCAACGCGACAAAGAACTTGATCATGAACTCATCAACGGACGAGGCGATATTGACGGCCTGATCGGTGACTTTGCTGAGCGTCATGCCTAGCGGCATGGCGTCGTTGATACTCGCGGTTTCTGCCTCTAGCGCCTCGCCGAGGTCAAGCCCGTTCCAGCCCTCGCGCATGATCACACCGAGCAGCAAAGCGGGCTCGCCATCGTTGCGTACCAGGAAGGTGGCCGGGTCCTCGTAGCCGCGCTCCACAGCTGCCACGTCAGCAAGCTTCAGCGTACGACCCTGTACGGCAATCGGTGTCTCGCGGATTTTTGCCAGTTTGTCGAAGGCACCATCCAGGCGCATGACGACCTGCGGCCCGGTGGTTTCCACCGAACCGGCAGGCGTCAGGGCGTTCTGGCTATTGAGTGCAGCAAAAATGTCCTGCGGCATCACACCCAGGGTTGCCAGCCGGTCATGGGAGAAGGATACGAAGATGCGCTCGGCCTGTTCGCCGATGATATTGACCTTCTTGACCCCTGGCACGTGCAACAGCCGTTGACGCAGCGATTCGGCGTCACGCACCAGCTGGCGCTGTGGTTCACCCTTGGCCTTCAGGGCATACACCGCGAAGGTCACATCGGAGAACTCGTCATTGATCATCGGCCCGATAACGCCGGCAGGCAACGTTTTGGCTTCATCACCCAGCTTCTTGCGGGCCTGGTAGAACTCTTCCTGGACCTGCGACGGCGGGGTGCTGTCGCGCAACGACACCACAGTGAATGCCAAGCCCGCGCGAGTGTAGGTTTCGCTGCGGTCGTACCACTTCAGCTCCTGCATGCGCTTCTCTAACGGCTCGGCGACCTGATCCTGCATTTCCAGGGCGGTAGCGCCTGGCCAGGCAGTGATAATGGTCATCTGCTTGACGGTAAACGGCGGATCCTCGGCACGACCCAACTGAAAGAACGCCAGCGTTCCGGCCACCGCGATCAGCATAATCAAGAACAGTGTGATAGAGCGCTCGCGAACCGCGAGGGCGGACAGGTTGAAACGCCCCTTGCTCATGGCTGACTCACGGCTACGGGCGTGACAGCCACTTGGGCAAGCCGTACTTCCTGGCCATCACGCAGCAGGTGGGCACCTAGGGCAACCACGTGCTCGCCAGCCTTGAGCTTGCCAGCGACACGCGCCGTATCATCACTGATACCTATTACCTGAACGGGCCGCCAGGAGACCTTCGCCGGCTCGCCGGCAATTACCCACACCCCTGTGCCATTGCCTGGATCGTATAGCGCGGCGATAGGTACCTGCAGCAGCTGAGTGGCGCTCTTGTCCTCTGCGATGTTCAGGGTAATGGTGGAGCCGAGCGGCGCGCTCGCCAACGCGCCGTCAAGCACATACCGGGCTTCGAAGGTTCGGGTGGTGGCATCGGCAGCCTCAGAGAGCAAGCGCAGCTTGGCTGCCACGGCAGCGCCGCTATTGCC from Pseudomonas kermanshahensis carries:
- a CDS encoding efflux RND transporter permease subunit gives rise to the protein MSKGRFNLSALAVRERSITLFLIMLIAVAGTLAFFQLGRAEDPPFTVKQMTIITAWPGATALEMQDQVAEPLEKRMQELKWYDRSETYTRAGLAFTVVSLRDSTPPSQVQEEFYQARKKLGDEAKTLPAGVIGPMINDEFSDVTFAVYALKAKGEPQRQLVRDAESLRQRLLHVPGVKKVNIIGEQAERIFVSFSHDRLATLGVMPQDIFAALNSQNALTPAGSVETTGPQVVMRLDGAFDKLAKIRETPIAVQGRTLKLADVAAVERGYEDPATFLVRNDGEPALLLGVIMREGWNGLDLGEALEAETASINDAMPLGMTLSKVTDQAVNIASSVDEFMIKFFVALLVVMLVCFVSMGWRVGVVVAAAVPLTLAIVFVVMAATGKNFDRITLGSLILALGLLVDDAIIAIEMMVVKMEEGYDRFKASAYAWSHTAAPMLSGTLVTAIGFMPNGFAQSTAGEYTSNMFWIVGIALIASWVVAVAFTPYLGVKLLPDIKQVEGGHAAIYNTRHYNRFRALLARVIALKWLVAGTVITLFVVSVLGMGLVKKQFFPTSDRPEVLVEVQMPYGTSIEQTNATAVKVESWLREQEEAKIVTSYVGQGPPRFFLAMAPELPDPSFAKIVVLTDSQEAREALKLRIREAASEGLAPEAKVRVTQLVFGPYSPYPVAYRVMGPDPMQLREIATRVQGVLQASPMMRTVNSDWGPQVPTLHFSLDQDRLQAVGLTSNAVAQQLQFLLNGVPITTVREDIRSVQVVGRAAGDIRLDPSKIEGFTLVGSAGQRIPLSQIGEVDVRMEDPILRRRDRTPTITVRGDIAEELQPPDVSAAVWKDLQPIIETLPTGFRIEMAGSIEESGKASQAILPLLPIMIALTLLIIILQVRSISAMFMVFFTSPLGLIGVVPVLLLFHQPFGINALVGLIALSGILMRNTLILIGQIHHNEKEGLAPFNAVVEATVQRARPVLLTALAAILAFIPLTHSVFWGTLAYTLIGGTFVGTIMTLVFLPAMYSIWFKIRPSRLGDDSSVTAKA